One window from the genome of Schistocerca piceifrons isolate TAMUIC-IGC-003096 chromosome 1, iqSchPice1.1, whole genome shotgun sequence encodes:
- the LOC124782025 gene encoding probable nucleoporin Nup54: protein MAFSFGNTAKFPTQTSAPSFGFGSSLTTAAKPAATGFSFSTPSFGLGTTAATTTTGFGFGGLGSTQNTGFSFGATTTTAAGTGGFGTGSLQFGAGSAVSGTGTAPTFGGFGTTGQQQTGFGSFGAFGAKPATSIGAFGSTGLFSQPQQQQSFLQQQQAPLKGEEAIARAVYFVQIFGDERDQVLAKFNMLQALWGCGKGYYLPGQPPVEFTPANPLCRFKGIAYSRRVDPEEAREGLVLLTFAKAEADVRAGQSQLVQILQTALGDRATIHIDSIRSVGPQRTTVSLYAEEAQQQLGTAKRRCGAAELAAGIRQHLTQLGAESVLPLTLLLSPEVERYLSEPPPGIDARLWKQAQAENPDSANLIPVPVIGFEALAARAKAQEREAAAHLAALDRSAAEVSTLRAALARTAAKVSEQRRRALSLEHRALVVVGRQQIRRKAGQALDPREEALLSRLQALQAHLSAPSVVKARLNESLSQVRLRRGVDGTAGPGSGLRSSAMFGDDLRKFLEMEQDGIDRLVEVVRSDLNSMRTIQEGLCKLLPQQYK from the coding sequence ATGGCATTCAGTTTCGGTAATACTGCAAAATTCCCAACGCAAACGTCTGCACCATCTTTTGGTTTTGGCTCCTCGTTAACGACAGCCGCTAAACCGGCAGCCACAGGTTTCTCCTTTAGTACTCCTAGTTTTGGCCTGGGTACTACagcagccacaacaacaacaggttttgGTTTTGGCGGCCTTGGATCAACGCAGAATACTGGATTCAGCTTTGGTGCCACAACCACGACAGCAGCTGGGACTGGTGGATTTGGTACTGGCAGTTTACAGTTTGGTGCTGGATCAGCCGTATCTGGGACAGGAACTGCTCCGACATTTGGTGGATTTGGAACTACCGGCCAACAACAAACTGGATTTGGATCTTTTGGCGCGTTTGGTGCAAAACCGGCGACATCAATAGGAGCATTTGGAAGCACTGGTTTATTTTCTCAACCACAACAGCAGCAGTCATTTTTGCAGCAGCAACAAGCACCTTTGAAAGGGGAAGAGGCCATTGCAAGGGCTGTGTACTTTGTGCAGATATTTGGTGATGAACGTGATCAAGTACTGGCAAAATTTAACATGCTTCAGGCCTTGTGGGGTTGTGGAAAAGGTTACTATTTACCTGGCCAACCACCTGTAGAATTTACTCCTGCTAACCCTTTGTGTCGATTTAAGGGTATAGCTTACAGTCGCAGAGTAGATCCCGAAGAAGCTCGTGAAGGGCTTGTATTGCTCACGTTTGCAAAGGCAGAGGCAGATGTGCGAGCTGGCCAGTCGCAGCTTGTCCAGATCTTGCAAACTGCATTGGGAGATAGAGCTACGATTCACATCGACAGTATTCGCTCTGTAGGACCTCAGAGAACAACAGTGAGCCTTTATGCTGAAGAAGCACAACAGCAGTTAGGAACAGCAAAACGTCGCTGTGGAGCAGCAGAACTGGCAGCGGGCATACGTCAACATTTGACCCAGCTGGGTGCAGAGTCAGTGCTGCCCCTTACTCTCCTGTTGTCTCCTGAAGTGGAACGATACCTTTCAGAGCCTCCTCCAGGTATTGATGCCCGTCTCTGGAAACAAGCACAGGCTGAAAATCCAGATTCAGCTAATCTCATACCTGTCCCTGTCATTGGGTTTGAAGCACTTGCAGCACGTGCTAAAGCCCAAGAACGTGAGGCAGCTGCACACTTAGCAGCATTAGATCGGTCAGCTGCTGAAGTTTCTACTTTGCGTGCAGCATTGGCACGTACAGCTGCTAAGGTTTCTGAGCAACGTCGCCGAGCACTTTCGTTGGAGCATAGAGCACTAGTTGTAGTCGGCAGACAGCAGATCAGACGTAAAGCAGGGCAAGCGCTTGACCCTCGTGAAGAGGCTCTGTTGAGTCGATTGCAGGCACTTCAAGCCCATCTTTCTGCTCCATCTGTTGTTAAAGCTAGACTGAATGAAAGTCTGTCTCAGGTACGCTTGAGGCGAGGAGTTGATGGCACAGCAGGACCAGGAAGTGGTTTACGAAGTTCAGCAATGTTTGGTGATGACTTAcgaaaatttctggaaatggaacaaGATGGCATTGATCGCCTTGTAGAAGTTGTGCGATCTGACTTGAATTCTATGCGTACTATTCAGGAAGGACTTTGCAAACTTTTGCCACAGCAGTACAAATGA